A window from Leptospira meyeri encodes these proteins:
- a CDS encoding LA_3751/LA_3752 family putative glycosyltransferase: MKKGKIKNWILGTLFILAVVSSIEYTQPRFSLFQDSHDKAVQTFSIWKNHFVSDDLYYPAKAFDPNLEFFHLQYNLYLQFKEKLVSAFPLQFAFIMAPFLFFLPIDFLPYTSFVFLALGFFILIKKYNFSLLLLVLTYFATFLWPLSWEYSELPAIFAFSVFGLSPFLQRRRSLLQHVLAGLGIAWVIVVRLDTVPFLGLFFFAHCFFYLRKNGIKELRTYCKVYFVFFITLIFSLLIHAGINQWLYGHCLGTRYLANSHGFSVGFTERIQWFQSLLFFSNLKVGFFGYLPLAFILFTFYGIKWNQISDPKKSLLIAMIGTLLIIPWIAPNDGFNNWGPRFYTILIFPYIYLLKPLVIYYDRKKKKLPFVFLLSFCLFSSFVGLVGAKIQKTKTNLVKKFSPILAETKPDILVFQDYLNFYTAGNYYFDHTVVVSYSSISNTNLLLKAAEKFPNQKIAFVTWNPDLFPKEIQEVVNEEKRKSGYPISEWDTNQLESQMHTKTSHLEILNRQNYRIWIGTLR; encoded by the coding sequence ATGAAAAAAGGCAAAATCAAAAACTGGATCCTCGGGACTTTGTTTATTTTGGCTGTTGTTTCCTCCATTGAATACACCCAACCTCGGTTTTCCCTCTTTCAAGACAGCCATGATAAAGCCGTTCAAACTTTTTCAATTTGGAAAAATCATTTTGTATCGGACGATTTGTATTATCCAGCAAAGGCCTTTGACCCCAACTTAGAATTTTTTCACCTACAATATAATTTATACCTTCAGTTTAAGGAAAAATTGGTAAGTGCTTTTCCATTGCAGTTTGCCTTTATTATGGCCCCTTTTCTCTTTTTTTTACCGATTGATTTTCTACCGTACACTTCGTTCGTATTTTTGGCTCTTGGATTTTTTATTCTAATAAAAAAATATAATTTTTCCTTGCTTTTACTTGTTTTAACCTATTTCGCCACATTTCTGTGGCCACTGAGCTGGGAATACTCTGAGCTTCCAGCCATCTTTGCTTTTTCCGTTTTTGGACTAAGCCCCTTTTTGCAAAGAAGACGTTCCCTTCTCCAACATGTTTTAGCGGGACTAGGCATCGCTTGGGTGATTGTGGTTCGCCTAGACACAGTTCCATTTTTGGGGTTATTTTTCTTTGCACATTGTTTTTTCTATTTAAGAAAAAATGGAATCAAAGAACTCAGAACTTACTGCAAAGTATATTTTGTCTTTTTCATTACACTCATTTTTTCTCTTCTGATTCATGCGGGAATCAACCAATGGTTATATGGGCATTGTTTAGGTACACGTTACTTAGCCAATAGTCATGGATTTTCCGTTGGCTTCACAGAACGAATCCAATGGTTCCAAAGTTTATTGTTCTTTTCCAATTTAAAAGTTGGTTTTTTTGGTTACCTTCCACTTGCATTCATTCTTTTCACCTTTTATGGAATTAAATGGAATCAAATTTCTGATCCAAAAAAATCACTATTAATCGCAATGATTGGAACTTTACTCATCATTCCATGGATCGCACCAAACGACGGATTTAATAACTGGGGACCTAGGTTTTATACAATATTAATTTTCCCATATATTTACCTACTAAAACCACTTGTAATCTATTACGATCGAAAAAAGAAAAAACTGCCTTTTGTTTTTTTACTCAGTTTCTGTCTCTTCTCTTCTTTTGTGGGACTCGTTGGAGCCAAAATTCAAAAAACAAAAACAAACTTAGTCAAAAAATTTTCACCAATCCTTGCGGAAACCAAACCCGACATACTTGTATTCCAAGATTATCTAAACTTTTATACCGCAGGAAATTATTATTTCGATCATACAGTTGTTGTATCCTATTCTAGCATTTCCAACACAAACCTACTTCTTAAAGCAGCTGAAAAATTTCCAAATCAGAAAATTGCCTTTGTTACATGGAACCCTGATCTCTTTCCAAAAGAGATCCAAGAAGTCGTTAACGAAGAAAAAAGGAAATCGGGTTATCCGATTTCTGAATGGGACACCAACCAATTAGAAAGTCAAATGCATACCAAAACCAGCCACTTGGAAATTCTCAACCGACAGAACTATCGAATTTGGATTGGTACACTTCGCTGA
- a CDS encoding phosphatase domain-containing protein — MSQEPNTTQPIITDIKRIAVCGGSLGRERRSYIRGQVVDVGITDLMKAEGLWDLMTGLFIGEETKITPFLDFSLAPVRKPVLKIEVFDAGGNKIYTSGKIKADEDGFFSCEIRDRLPVGFHDFQVILEGLDSFRQYSKDLAHLNATEDSILGKTTIVGKGKLRILAEDYKGMVVTSDIDQTYLATDIHSGKGKFTALFETPNQKQALPGMPELYREIRSSLSNAPLAFISASPHFFRRTMLATIAKDGIQIESLHLKYLEGTIKGVFDKVLGTIFNPIEFLQNGFKPAWSRTKKFLGASYQSLFDQMSYKLSILLYDRVYLSTGAKEILLGDNTESDYMIFTLYQIICMGKLSGDELEEYLYKLNFLGRDAITRDAAKKIRLLAEEILRIHGAMNPVSLSLINRTSHGPSESEMREKVREALPAGMFDSVFAKEQPFYGTEGAMGMAMILESEGYLNLEQILAIVAGMIGKVLEGKLVDEGYLLKLIDELTLPKSAEGTKQKVKEGLLSAFQS; from the coding sequence ATGTCCCAAGAACCAAATACCACACAACCAATCATTACCGATATCAAAAGAATTGCTGTCTGCGGAGGATCTTTAGGAAGAGAAAGGCGCTCTTATATAAGGGGTCAGGTGGTCGATGTAGGAATTACGGATCTCATGAAGGCGGAAGGCCTTTGGGATTTAATGACGGGACTTTTTATTGGGGAAGAAACAAAAATCACACCATTCTTAGATTTTTCTTTGGCACCTGTGAGAAAACCGGTTTTAAAAATAGAAGTCTTTGATGCAGGTGGAAATAAAATCTATACTTCAGGAAAAATCAAAGCCGATGAAGATGGTTTTTTTTCCTGCGAAATCCGCGATAGACTCCCAGTCGGATTTCATGACTTCCAAGTTATACTCGAAGGACTTGATAGTTTTCGTCAATACTCCAAAGACTTGGCCCATTTAAATGCCACAGAAGATTCCATTTTGGGAAAAACAACCATCGTTGGGAAAGGAAAACTCCGAATCCTTGCGGAAGACTACAAAGGAATGGTGGTGACTTCCGACATTGACCAAACGTATCTTGCTACAGACATCCATTCTGGTAAAGGAAAGTTCACAGCCCTATTCGAAACACCTAACCAAAAACAAGCGCTACCAGGGATGCCAGAACTCTATCGGGAAATTCGTAGCTCCCTTTCCAATGCGCCTTTGGCTTTTATTTCAGCAAGCCCTCATTTTTTCCGAAGGACCATGCTTGCTACCATAGCAAAAGATGGAATCCAAATTGAATCCTTACATTTAAAATACTTAGAAGGAACCATCAAAGGCGTTTTTGATAAGGTACTCGGTACGATCTTTAATCCAATCGAATTTTTACAAAATGGATTCAAACCAGCTTGGTCTCGGACAAAAAAATTCTTAGGTGCTTCCTACCAAAGTCTGTTCGACCAAATGTCCTATAAACTTTCGATCCTACTCTATGACCGAGTATATCTTTCCACAGGAGCCAAAGAAATTCTTTTGGGTGACAACACAGAATCCGATTATATGATTTTCACTCTATACCAAATCATCTGTATGGGAAAACTCTCTGGAGATGAATTAGAAGAGTATTTATACAAACTAAATTTCCTTGGTCGTGATGCAATCACAAGGGATGCTGCCAAAAAAATTAGACTACTGGCCGAAGAAATTTTAAGAATTCACGGGGCAATGAACCCAGTTTCTTTAAGTCTCATCAATCGAACAAGTCATGGTCCCAGTGAATCGGAAATGAGAGAAAAGGTAAGGGAGGCACTGCCTGCAGGGATGTTTGACTCAGTTTTTGCCAAGGAACAGCCGTTCTATGGAACGGAAGGCGCAATGGGAATGGCAATGATCCTAGAAAGTGAAGGATACTTAAATCTGGAACAGATTTTAGCAATTGTTGCGGGAATGATTGGAAAAGTATTGGAAGGGAAACTTGTGGATGAAGGATATTTATTGAAATTAATCGATGAACTCACACTGCCTAAATCAGCGGAAGGGACAAAACAAAAAGTGAAGGAAGGCCTTCTTTCAGCCTTCCAATCCTAA
- a CDS encoding acyltransferase family protein — protein sequence MKEYFIEIFKKNKKEINELYGIRALSCYFVILFHCFAFSLESFPSHYAPYLSNAQNVEFLMSLFFVISSFLVSTSFSRELERASFLESWKNFVIKRSLRIFPAFYLVLSITILIMAGILKKSQGMEGANSFADGLVGLKIKLSYWWTDLAYISNYFPNRILVHGWSLSMEEQFYLAMPFAFLFYTKVLQNRNQKILFLIVLLLLPNLIRYYYFLNFPMESFEVYVQTLFHPIHTHFEPFVYGILLMELWRAEKVSTKLPGAKTSFYLIFIVLVSIFCYVCTLEFGEAKQFFIIYRISFYSFFAFVIVFGAVGGFFSKASWFLANPILVFVGKLSYGIYLVHMLVNTTVMLSVLDHKIVNNNDFGRLLKASWISLLISTFIALISYLVVEKPFLKIREWTQARFDISTNSFYYVKGNTSERNLVSFLLTLLSFFPYIIVKQMMAVDFIRAGQTSSFALWICFIIPILMNTISLVVKKKLFFYYYLSRFQN from the coding sequence ATGAAAGAATATTTTATAGAAATCTTTAAGAAAAACAAAAAGGAAATTAATGAGCTGTATGGGATTCGTGCTCTCAGTTGTTATTTCGTCATTCTATTTCATTGTTTTGCGTTTTCTTTGGAGTCTTTCCCTAGTCATTATGCACCCTATTTATCAAATGCACAGAACGTTGAATTTTTGATGAGTTTATTTTTTGTCATCAGTTCCTTTTTAGTATCTACTTCTTTTTCAAGAGAATTGGAGCGAGCTAGCTTTTTAGAGAGTTGGAAAAATTTTGTAATCAAACGGTCGTTAAGGATCTTCCCAGCCTTTTATTTAGTCCTCTCTATTACGATCCTTATTATGGCGGGGATTTTGAAGAAAAGCCAAGGAATGGAAGGTGCCAATTCATTTGCAGATGGTTTAGTTGGGTTAAAAATAAAACTATCGTATTGGTGGACTGACTTAGCTTATATTTCCAACTATTTCCCGAATCGGATTTTAGTACATGGCTGGTCATTGTCGATGGAGGAACAATTTTATTTGGCTATGCCGTTTGCCTTTTTGTTTTATACAAAGGTATTGCAAAATCGAAATCAAAAAATTCTATTTTTAATCGTTCTTTTGTTACTGCCTAATTTAATTCGTTACTACTATTTTTTAAATTTCCCGATGGAATCTTTTGAAGTTTATGTGCAAACTCTGTTCCATCCAATCCATACACATTTTGAACCATTTGTATATGGAATTTTGCTAATGGAACTTTGGAGGGCGGAAAAGGTGTCCACCAAACTTCCAGGTGCAAAAACAAGTTTCTATCTAATCTTTATCGTTTTGGTTTCCATTTTTTGTTACGTTTGCACATTAGAGTTTGGAGAAGCAAAACAGTTTTTTATTATCTACCGGATTAGTTTTTACTCCTTTTTTGCGTTCGTAATTGTTTTTGGTGCCGTGGGTGGTTTTTTTTCCAAAGCATCATGGTTTTTAGCAAATCCCATACTTGTGTTTGTTGGTAAATTGAGTTATGGAATTTATTTAGTCCATATGTTAGTGAATACAACGGTGATGTTATCTGTTTTAGATCATAAAATTGTGAACAATAATGATTTTGGAAGACTTTTGAAAGCCTCTTGGATTAGTCTATTAATTTCCACTTTTATTGCTTTAATTAGTTATTTGGTTGTAGAAAAACCTTTTTTAAAGATTCGCGAATGGACTCAGGCAAGATTTGATATTTCTACAAATAGTTTCTATTATGTAAAAGGGAATACTAGCGAAAGGAATTTAGTTTCTTTTCTTCTGACCTTGCTTTCTTTTTTCCCATATATCATTGTAAAACAAATGATGGCCGTTGACTTTATAAGAGCAGGGCAGACTTCAAGCTTTGCGCTTTGGATTTGTTTCATCATTCCAATTTTGATGAATACAATTAGTTTGGTAGTGAAAAAGAAGTTGTTTTTCTACTATTACTTAAGCCGATTCCAAAACTAA